In Daphnia pulicaria isolate SC F1-1A chromosome 5, SC_F0-13Bv2, whole genome shotgun sequence, a single genomic region encodes these proteins:
- the LOC124341244 gene encoding uncharacterized protein LOC124341244 isoform X2 yields the protein MALLHSPHSHFCWLKTANVILLFCWFQSSFAYGDFYMVNSTLIYDACVNDCETSQVDQILIGDCQRGCRLFDTLIIQNSIFAQVDEAIALPNCQRSCAEAYGSAISAVTACFDGCTNAQREYHTRSVLLRQYIRDLQRNLTFFEWFPRRPKTVNNSGWPSALKSGKSVRRSDETLNPITTPHNLNDSRLSDKSQMSFRPNLNQLPVDDQSTRRGTLKQPTTMPNWMVHSALAVFVVGVIMVLATCCYCCIFGRHHITKYMPSRSKSIDSDLPPSYEHLMRNTV from the exons ATGGCGCTGCTGCACAGTCCGCATTCCCACTTTTGTTGGCTGAAAACTGCcaatgttattttgttgttttgctgGTTCCAGTCGAGTTTCGCTTACGGTGACTTTTACATG GTGAATTCAACGTTAATTTATGATGCCTGCGTGAATGATTGTGAAACATCTCAG GTCGACCAAATTCTGATTGGGGACTGCCAACGAGGCTGCAGGTTATTCGACACATTAATTATTCAGAATTCAATATTCGCACAAGTTGACGAGGCGATTGCTCTCCCAAACTGTCAGCGGT CATGTGCAGAAGCGTACGGTAGCGCAATTAGTGCGGTGACGGCCTGTTTTGACGGCTGTACCAACGCCCAACGGGAATATCATACAAGATCTGTG CTACTACGTCAATACATCCGTGATTTACAACGCAACTTGACCTTTTTCGAATGGTTTCCTAGGCGACCTAAAACAGTTAATAATTCCGGTTGGCCTTCCGCACTCAAAAGCGGCAAAAGTGTTCGGCGTTCCGACGAAACTCTCAACCCCATCACTACTC ctCACAATCTGAATGATTCCAGACTCTCGGACAAGTCGCAAATGAGTTTTCGTCCCAATTTGAATCAGCTGCCAGTTGATGATCAAAGTACGCGGAGAGGGACGTTGAAGCAACCGACCACAATGCCCAACTGGATGGTTCACAGTGCCTTGGCTGTTTTCGTGGTCGGCGTCATCATGGTTTTGGCAACATGTTGCTACTGCTGCATCTTTGGCCGACATCACATTACCAAATAC ATGCCGAGTCGGAGTAAGTCAATTGATAGCGATCTGCCTCCAAGTTACGAACACCTTATGAGGAACACTGTTTGA
- the LOC124341244 gene encoding uncharacterized protein LOC124341244 isoform X1, whose product MALLHSPHSHFCWLKTANVILLFCWFQSSFAYGDFYMVNSTLIYDACVNDCETSQQVDQILIGDCQRGCRLFDTLIIQNSIFAQVDEAIALPNCQRSCAEAYGSAISAVTACFDGCTNAQREYHTRSVLLRQYIRDLQRNLTFFEWFPRRPKTVNNSGWPSALKSGKSVRRSDETLNPITTPHNLNDSRLSDKSQMSFRPNLNQLPVDDQSTRRGTLKQPTTMPNWMVHSALAVFVVGVIMVLATCCYCCIFGRHHITKYMPSRSKSIDSDLPPSYEHLMRNTV is encoded by the exons ATGGCGCTGCTGCACAGTCCGCATTCCCACTTTTGTTGGCTGAAAACTGCcaatgttattttgttgttttgctgGTTCCAGTCGAGTTTCGCTTACGGTGACTTTTACATG GTGAATTCAACGTTAATTTATGATGCCTGCGTGAATGATTGTGAAACATCTCAG CAGGTCGACCAAATTCTGATTGGGGACTGCCAACGAGGCTGCAGGTTATTCGACACATTAATTATTCAGAATTCAATATTCGCACAAGTTGACGAGGCGATTGCTCTCCCAAACTGTCAGCGGT CATGTGCAGAAGCGTACGGTAGCGCAATTAGTGCGGTGACGGCCTGTTTTGACGGCTGTACCAACGCCCAACGGGAATATCATACAAGATCTGTG CTACTACGTCAATACATCCGTGATTTACAACGCAACTTGACCTTTTTCGAATGGTTTCCTAGGCGACCTAAAACAGTTAATAATTCCGGTTGGCCTTCCGCACTCAAAAGCGGCAAAAGTGTTCGGCGTTCCGACGAAACTCTCAACCCCATCACTACTC ctCACAATCTGAATGATTCCAGACTCTCGGACAAGTCGCAAATGAGTTTTCGTCCCAATTTGAATCAGCTGCCAGTTGATGATCAAAGTACGCGGAGAGGGACGTTGAAGCAACCGACCACAATGCCCAACTGGATGGTTCACAGTGCCTTGGCTGTTTTCGTGGTCGGCGTCATCATGGTTTTGGCAACATGTTGCTACTGCTGCATCTTTGGCCGACATCACATTACCAAATAC ATGCCGAGTCGGAGTAAGTCAATTGATAGCGATCTGCCTCCAAGTTACGAACACCTTATGAGGAACACTGTTTGA
- the LOC124341244 gene encoding uncharacterized protein LOC124341244 isoform X3 — MALLHSPHSHFCWLKTANVILLFCWFQSSFAYGDFYMVNSTLIYDACVNDCETSQQVDQILIGDCQRGCRLFDTLIIQNSIFAQVDEAIALPNCQRSCAEAYGSAISAVTACFDGCTNAQREYHTRSVLLRQYIRDLQRNLTFFEWFPRRPKTVNNSGWPSALKSGKSVRRSDETLNPITTPHNLNDSRLSDKSQMSFRPNLNQLPVDDQSTRRGTLKQPTTMPNWMVHSALAVFVVGVIMVLATCCYCCIFGRHHITKYVNAESE; from the exons ATGGCGCTGCTGCACAGTCCGCATTCCCACTTTTGTTGGCTGAAAACTGCcaatgttattttgttgttttgctgGTTCCAGTCGAGTTTCGCTTACGGTGACTTTTACATG GTGAATTCAACGTTAATTTATGATGCCTGCGTGAATGATTGTGAAACATCTCAG CAGGTCGACCAAATTCTGATTGGGGACTGCCAACGAGGCTGCAGGTTATTCGACACATTAATTATTCAGAATTCAATATTCGCACAAGTTGACGAGGCGATTGCTCTCCCAAACTGTCAGCGGT CATGTGCAGAAGCGTACGGTAGCGCAATTAGTGCGGTGACGGCCTGTTTTGACGGCTGTACCAACGCCCAACGGGAATATCATACAAGATCTGTG CTACTACGTCAATACATCCGTGATTTACAACGCAACTTGACCTTTTTCGAATGGTTTCCTAGGCGACCTAAAACAGTTAATAATTCCGGTTGGCCTTCCGCACTCAAAAGCGGCAAAAGTGTTCGGCGTTCCGACGAAACTCTCAACCCCATCACTACTC ctCACAATCTGAATGATTCCAGACTCTCGGACAAGTCGCAAATGAGTTTTCGTCCCAATTTGAATCAGCTGCCAGTTGATGATCAAAGTACGCGGAGAGGGACGTTGAAGCAACCGACCACAATGCCCAACTGGATGGTTCACAGTGCCTTGGCTGTTTTCGTGGTCGGCGTCATCATGGTTTTGGCAACATGTTGCTACTGCTGCATCTTTGGCCGACATCACATTACCAAATACGTAA ATGCCGAGTCGGAGTAA